A region from the Drosophila mauritiana strain mau12 chromosome 2L, ASM438214v1, whole genome shotgun sequence genome encodes:
- the LOC117135224 gene encoding protein trunk, whose protein sequence is MFLRLLCPIMKSQSELAIVLTWLAVVGTAQDDADYCAELSTQSLAKILGQAFNPRYMSIDPPGEPEEKSYHLGYKRSSYELPFYADSDAISVSHFPAWETNHFALVEKKEPPRSKSLRTRSAFMDRVGHPRIDGFKQRPWECSSKINWIDLGLNYFPRYIRSIECIARKCWYDHFNCKPKSFTIKVLRRKTGSCIRINDKLILITAEKFENDYTQLWIWEEIAVNFCCECVMLY, encoded by the coding sequence ATGTTTCTGCGATTACTGTGTCCAATTATGAAATCCCAAAGTGAACTGGCCATTGTGCTCACTTGGTTGGCAGTTGTTGGGACAGCTCAAGATGATGCCGATTACTGCGCCGAGCTATCCACGCAGTCGCTGGCCAAAATTCTGGGACAGGCATTCAATCCGCGCTACATGAGCATCGATCCGCCGGGCGAGCCCGAGGAGAAGAGCTATCATCTGGGCTACAAGCGTTCGTCGTACGAGCTGCCATTCTATGCGGACAGTGACGCGATTTCAGTTAGCCACTTTCCCGCCTGGGAGACCAACCACTTTGCGCTGGTGGAGAAGAAGGAGCCACCGAGGAGCAAGAGCCTGCGCACGAGGAGCGCGTTCATGGATCGTGTGGGACATCCGAGAATCGATGGGTTCAAGCAGCGGCCGTGGGAGTGCTCGTCGAAGATCAACTGGATTGACTTAGGCTTAAATTACTTTCCACGCTATATCCGTTCGATCGAGTGTATTGCCAGAAAATGTTGGTATGATCACTTTAATTGCAAGCCAAAATCATTTACAATAAAAGTACTGCGCCGTAAAACTGGCTCATGCATTCGAATAAACGATAAATTGATTTTGATCACCGCAGAGAAGTTTGAGAATGATTATACGCAGCTCTGGATTTGGGAAGAAATAGCGGTTAACTTTTGCTGTGAATGTGTTATGCTATACTAG